The following are encoded together in the Candidatus Hydrogenedentota bacterium genome:
- a CDS encoding DPP IV N-terminal domain-containing protein — protein sequence MRVFIGRLVFASCVVAVSCGPALGQESPVQFTEGAHRDVDPMISPDGNSLAFASDRTGNFDIWVYNYDKKAFMQVTHSEKDDRYPNWTADNKKVLFNSDRTGNGDVYETSVESPAGNLQLTVSEHLEEYASYRPGSQEMVFARAEKRNILRRKMAIVLTENPASTARVLVDDGDEPRFSPDGKQMVFVSRRTKNNDIWLTDMSGGALLQLTTSEKDDRNPCFSPDGKQIVFASNRTGNFDLWVMDVDGRNVRQLTTDPADERQPSWSSGGYIYYTRDMSQTISNIWRVKAPE from the coding sequence ATGAGAGTATTCATTGGACGTCTGGTCTTTGCGAGCTGCGTCGTGGCGGTGTCTTGCGGGCCGGCCCTGGGGCAAGAGTCGCCGGTTCAGTTCACCGAAGGGGCTCACCGTGACGTGGATCCCATGATTTCGCCGGACGGCAATTCGCTGGCATTCGCCAGTGATCGCACCGGCAATTTTGATATTTGGGTTTACAACTACGACAAGAAGGCGTTCATGCAGGTTACCCACAGCGAGAAGGATGACCGCTATCCCAATTGGACGGCAGACAACAAGAAGGTGCTTTTCAATTCCGACCGGACGGGCAACGGCGACGTTTACGAGACGTCCGTGGAAAGCCCCGCGGGCAACCTTCAGCTTACGGTATCGGAACATCTCGAGGAATATGCGTCGTATCGCCCCGGGAGCCAGGAAATGGTTTTTGCGCGCGCGGAGAAGCGCAACATCCTGCGCAGGAAGATGGCGATTGTGTTGACGGAGAACCCGGCCTCGACGGCGCGGGTGCTTGTGGATGATGGCGACGAACCGCGCTTCTCGCCTGATGGCAAGCAGATGGTCTTTGTGTCGCGGCGCACCAAGAACAACGACATCTGGCTGACGGATATGTCCGGTGGCGCTTTGCTGCAACTCACCACCAGCGAGAAAGATGACAGGAATCCGTGCTTTTCTCCGGATGGAAAGCAGATCGTATTCGCGTCGAACCGCACGGGGAACTTCGACCTCTGGGTGATGGATGTGGACGGCCGAAACGTGCGGCAGCTGACCACGGACCCGGCCGATGAAAGGCAGCCCAGTTGGAGTTCGGGGGGCTATATCTACTACACGCGGGACATGAGCCAGACAATCTCGAATATCTGGCGGGTAAAGGCTCCCGAGTAG
- the hemL gene encoding glutamate-1-semialdehyde 2,1-aminomutase, producing MKRDKSAALWREANKYLVGGVNSPVRAFNAVGGEPFFAASGYGPCIQDVDGNRYVDYVLSWGPLVMGHAHPAVVDAVTEAMRSGSSFGISTESEIRLAERVTRHFPMIEKIRFVNSGTEAVMSAIRLARGYTGADLIVKVAGCYHGHMDGLLVRAGSGLTTLGRPDSQGVPEAYTRCTLVIPYNELEAARAVFDQYGEDIACLIVEPVPGNMGVVLPEPGYLEGLRELTAGSGSLLIFDEVMSGFRVDMGGAQATYRIKPDLTVLGKVIGGGLPVGAYGGPAEIMSLLAPEGPVYQAGTLSGNPLAMAAGLATLKALEQPGVFEGISQSMAGLCDGMGEIAREAGIPVYQTRAGSMACMFFNEQPVRNYDDATASDTKRYAAFFRGMLERGVYFAPSQFEAAFMSAAHGDAELDKTLDAARDAFADLT from the coding sequence ATGAAAAGAGATAAATCGGCGGCGCTCTGGCGCGAAGCAAACAAGTATCTGGTAGGGGGTGTGAACAGCCCGGTGCGGGCGTTCAATGCCGTGGGCGGCGAACCGTTTTTCGCGGCTTCGGGCTACGGGCCCTGTATTCAAGACGTCGACGGGAACCGTTATGTGGACTACGTTCTCTCGTGGGGACCGCTGGTGATGGGACATGCCCATCCCGCGGTCGTTGATGCCGTGACGGAGGCCATGCGGTCGGGCTCGAGCTTCGGGATCTCGACGGAGTCCGAGATTCGGTTGGCGGAGCGCGTCACGCGCCATTTCCCCATGATCGAGAAGATCCGCTTTGTGAACAGCGGCACCGAGGCGGTCATGAGCGCCATCCGCCTCGCGCGGGGGTATACCGGAGCGGATCTCATCGTAAAGGTAGCGGGCTGCTACCATGGGCATATGGATGGTCTGCTCGTGCGTGCCGGAAGCGGTTTGACCACGCTCGGACGGCCGGACAGCCAGGGCGTGCCCGAGGCCTATACGCGGTGCACGTTGGTAATCCCGTACAACGAGCTCGAGGCTGCGCGAGCGGTGTTTGACCAGTACGGGGAGGATATTGCATGCCTGATCGTCGAGCCCGTACCCGGAAACATGGGCGTTGTCCTCCCGGAGCCGGGCTATCTGGAGGGTTTGCGCGAACTGACTGCGGGCAGCGGTTCACTGCTCATTTTCGACGAAGTCATGTCGGGATTCCGGGTGGATATGGGAGGCGCTCAGGCCACGTATCGCATCAAACCCGATCTGACGGTGTTGGGAAAGGTGATCGGTGGCGGCCTTCCAGTGGGCGCCTACGGCGGTCCGGCTGAGATCATGAGCCTGCTGGCGCCGGAGGGCCCCGTGTACCAGGCGGGCACGTTATCTGGAAACCCGTTGGCTATGGCGGCGGGACTTGCCACCCTCAAGGCGCTCGAACAACCCGGGGTCTTCGAAGGCATCTCGCAGTCCATGGCGGGGCTATGCGACGGCATGGGTGAGATTGCCAGGGAAGCAGGCATCCCGGTCTACCAAACGAGGGCGGGCTCGATGGCATGCATGTTTTTCAATGAGCAGCCGGTGCGGAACTATGACGATGCCACGGCGTCAGACACGAAACGGTACGCCGCCTTTTTCCGGGGAATGCTCGAGCGAGGCGTTTACTTCGCGCCATCCCAGTTCGAGGCGGCTTTCATGAGCGCGGCTCACGGGGATGCGGAACTCGACAAGACGCTCGATGCGGCGCGCGATGCCTTTGCTGACCTGACATAG
- a CDS encoding uroporphyrinogen-III synthase: MNEEYGEILRGKRIAVTRAQAQAGELVCSLRGMGAGVFEFPTIEIVPAEPAEDFGHIGDYDWVVFSSVNCVDMFFRRLGAAGRDTRDFRGVKVCVVGPATAEAVRKRSLRIDVMPEKHVAEALLDELLEHEPDLRGKRVLLPRGDIARRFLPEALREHGAEVTEFIVYRTVAPGASGALVEALMSFAPDLVAFTSSSTVRNFCQMLGGDRLEMLKKRAAFAAIGPITAGTMRELGVNPAIEAEEHSIPGLIQAIVKWAASP; encoded by the coding sequence ATGAATGAGGAATATGGGGAGATTCTGCGCGGCAAGCGCATCGCCGTCACCCGCGCTCAGGCTCAGGCGGGGGAACTGGTGTGCTCGCTGCGAGGCATGGGCGCGGGGGTGTTCGAGTTTCCCACCATCGAGATTGTTCCGGCCGAGCCAGCGGAGGACTTCGGGCATATCGGCGACTACGACTGGGTGGTGTTTTCGAGCGTGAACTGCGTGGACATGTTTTTCAGACGCCTCGGGGCTGCGGGACGGGATACGCGCGATTTTCGGGGCGTCAAGGTGTGCGTGGTGGGGCCGGCGACGGCCGAGGCCGTGCGGAAGCGTTCCTTGCGTATTGACGTTATGCCAGAGAAGCACGTTGCAGAAGCGCTCCTGGATGAACTACTCGAACACGAACCGGATCTGCGGGGCAAACGGGTGTTGTTGCCGCGGGGCGATATCGCGCGGCGTTTCCTGCCGGAAGCCTTGCGGGAACATGGCGCGGAGGTTACCGAATTCATCGTTTACAGGACGGTGGCGCCTGGCGCCTCCGGCGCACTGGTCGAGGCGCTCATGAGCTTTGCTCCGGACCTGGTTGCGTTCACGAGTTCCAGCACCGTACGCAATTTCTGCCAGATGCTGGGCGGGGACCGGTTGGAGATGCTCAAAAAGAGGGCCGCGTTTGCTGCTATCGGTCCAATCACTGCCGGTACGATGCGCGAGCTGGGTGTGAATCCGGCAATCGAGGCGGAAGAACACAGCATTCCAGGGCTGATTCAGGCTATAGTGAAGTGGGCGGCATCGCCGTAA
- the hemB gene encoding porphobilinogen synthase gives MAYPKTRMRRLRRNETLRRMVRETRLSADNLVFPMFVRPGEGVRNPIRSMPGNFQFSVDTLAEEAKRVAGCGVPAVILFGIPGHKDAVGSEAYAEDGVVCRAIGAVKRATPGLCIITDVCLCEYTDHGHCGVIKDNRDGIPDVDNDATLELLVKEALAHVRAGADMVAPSDMMDGRVAAIRNGLDGAGFHDVPLMAYSAKFASSFYGPFRDAAESPPQFGDRSSYQMDPANGREALREIALDIEEGADIVMVKPALPYLDVLAQAAQRFDVPLAAYHVSGEFAMVKAAAANGWIDEKRAALEILTSIRRAGASLILTYWACDAARWLV, from the coding sequence GTGGCTTATCCGAAAACGCGCATGCGGCGGCTGCGGCGGAATGAAACTCTCCGCCGCATGGTCCGCGAGACGCGTCTTAGCGCCGACAATCTTGTATTCCCGATGTTCGTGCGTCCAGGTGAGGGGGTGCGTAACCCGATTCGCTCGATGCCGGGCAATTTCCAGTTCTCGGTAGATACCCTGGCCGAGGAGGCGAAAAGGGTTGCCGGTTGCGGGGTGCCTGCGGTCATCCTGTTCGGCATTCCCGGGCACAAGGATGCTGTCGGAAGCGAAGCGTACGCGGAGGATGGCGTTGTTTGCCGCGCGATCGGGGCAGTGAAGCGCGCCACGCCCGGATTGTGCATCATCACCGACGTCTGCCTGTGCGAATATACGGACCACGGCCACTGCGGGGTGATCAAAGACAACCGGGACGGAATTCCGGACGTGGACAACGACGCTACGCTCGAACTCCTGGTGAAAGAGGCATTAGCCCACGTGCGTGCGGGGGCCGATATGGTGGCCCCGTCTGACATGATGGATGGGCGGGTTGCGGCGATTCGGAACGGACTGGACGGGGCTGGTTTCCACGATGTGCCGCTCATGGCGTATAGCGCGAAGTTTGCGTCGAGTTTCTATGGGCCCTTCCGCGATGCGGCGGAATCGCCGCCTCAGTTCGGTGACCGGTCGTCGTACCAGATGGACCCGGCCAACGGGCGCGAGGCATTGCGAGAGATCGCACTGGACATCGAGGAGGGCGCGGACATCGTCATGGTGAAACCCGCTTTGCCGTATCTCGATGTGTTGGCGCAAGCTGCGCAGCGCTTTGACGTGCCGCTGGCGGCGTATCATGTGTCGGGTGAGTTCGCCATGGTGAAGGCCGCGGCGGCCAATGGCTGGATAGACGAGAAACGTGCGGCGTTGGAGATATTGACCTCGATTCGCCGCGCGGGGGCGTCGCTTATCCTTACTTACTGGGCATGCGATGCCGCCAGATGGCTTGTGTGA
- a CDS encoding LysM peptidoglycan-binding domain-containing protein yields MRKLPFCVLVALMLFPLSFVLGCTTTSTSREEVQKFEPVPHGRVGRQELSSQPAQRATDLLRAAGEAFRQANEAQETGDEKAAVRHYGKMLQLLQEAELDPAIFYNLRPEFERILGQSMEQAGLLDEQGHLEKLTPEEMVAAGLGGGIEIPFPLPERVLAEIEEIQQLYPKNFQNGLIRSAKYAPHLRRELKLAGLPEELVWLAMVESQFHPAVVSHAGAAGMWQFMNGTGRRYSLRIDSYVDERFNWRKETNAAVAYLKELRDFFEGDWPLAITAYNMGEYGVEQVIAMNGGERDLWKLLETSPGCDRMARESQKFYAKFLASVIVGQNPEQYGFSPPSGEPEEVDLIPVEGSYSLASLEKTAGWQEGSLRDLNRELVRGVTPPTGEHLLAVPKRETKTFLAALENSSKVRQNVHLVRRGETPAGIANHYGVSMRELMAVNKIRSPRSLQVGKELIIPGAGSVPAPAGGSVGTRTAYAAETHRVKKGDTLSEIATKYGVKTSDIQAWNDMGRKTRIQVGSSLKVAPPDAEIATAPDGASGETGEASGGSEQVHVVKAGEYPAKIAKQYGVELDTFLGWNNLTKNSMIRVGDKLVLRGGAAAKAAPEKAREEQLEKIEYSVQPGDSASVIASKHGVGLSDLLKWNSLTSKSTLRVGTKLVIHKSAAAAASGDSEKEEVVVHKVAKGQNPTTIARQYGVSVDDLLKWNGWDRRRVLRVGDSVTIHRN; encoded by the coding sequence GTGAGAAAACTACCGTTTTGCGTCCTTGTGGCGCTGATGTTGTTCCCGCTTTCTTTTGTTCTCGGCTGCACCACCACAAGTACCTCGCGAGAAGAAGTCCAGAAATTCGAGCCGGTCCCCCATGGGCGTGTTGGCAGACAGGAGCTGTCATCGCAGCCAGCCCAGCGGGCTACGGATTTGTTGCGCGCCGCAGGGGAGGCCTTCCGCCAAGCGAATGAGGCCCAGGAAACCGGGGACGAAAAAGCCGCGGTGCGTCACTACGGGAAGATGCTCCAGTTGTTGCAGGAAGCGGAACTTGACCCGGCCATATTCTACAACCTTCGTCCCGAATTCGAGCGTATCCTTGGCCAGTCGATGGAGCAAGCCGGCCTCCTTGATGAACAGGGCCATCTGGAGAAGCTCACGCCGGAGGAAATGGTGGCGGCGGGGCTTGGCGGCGGCATCGAAATCCCCTTCCCGCTGCCTGAGCGTGTCCTTGCCGAGATTGAAGAAATCCAACAGCTGTACCCGAAGAACTTCCAGAATGGCTTGATTCGGAGCGCCAAATACGCCCCGCACCTGCGTCGAGAGTTGAAGTTGGCGGGGCTTCCGGAAGAGCTGGTTTGGCTTGCCATGGTCGAGAGCCAGTTCCATCCCGCGGTGGTCTCGCATGCGGGCGCCGCCGGGATGTGGCAGTTCATGAACGGTACGGGCCGGCGATACAGCCTCCGAATCGATTCGTATGTGGACGAACGATTCAACTGGCGCAAGGAGACGAATGCGGCGGTAGCCTACCTGAAGGAGCTGCGGGACTTCTTCGAGGGCGATTGGCCGCTCGCCATCACGGCGTATAACATGGGGGAATACGGCGTCGAACAGGTCATCGCGATGAACGGCGGCGAACGCGACTTGTGGAAGCTCCTCGAAACCTCTCCCGGCTGCGACCGCATGGCCCGTGAGAGCCAGAAATTCTATGCCAAGTTCCTGGCGTCCGTCATTGTGGGGCAAAACCCGGAACAATACGGATTCTCCCCGCCGAGCGGAGAACCGGAAGAGGTTGACTTGATACCTGTTGAAGGCAGCTACAGCCTGGCTTCGCTTGAAAAGACCGCCGGGTGGCAGGAAGGTTCCTTGCGCGACCTGAATCGAGAGCTGGTCCGCGGCGTTACGCCTCCAACCGGAGAACACTTGCTGGCTGTTCCGAAACGCGAGACCAAGACGTTCCTCGCGGCCCTGGAAAACTCTTCGAAGGTTCGCCAGAACGTCCACCTGGTGCGGAGGGGAGAGACGCCCGCCGGGATCGCGAACCACTACGGGGTTTCGATGCGCGAGCTGATGGCTGTCAATAAGATTCGCTCGCCCCGGAGTTTACAGGTTGGTAAAGAACTCATTATTCCGGGCGCGGGCAGCGTTCCGGCGCCGGCGGGCGGCAGCGTAGGCACGCGAACCGCCTATGCCGCGGAAACCCACCGGGTTAAGAAAGGGGACACGCTTTCTGAAATTGCCACGAAGTATGGCGTTAAGACGAGCGACATCCAGGCGTGGAACGACATGGGCCGCAAAACGCGTATTCAGGTGGGCTCGTCTCTAAAGGTGGCGCCTCCCGATGCTGAGATCGCAACAGCGCCGGACGGGGCTTCAGGCGAGACGGGCGAGGCAAGCGGCGGCAGCGAACAGGTGCATGTCGTAAAAGCTGGCGAGTACCCGGCGAAGATCGCCAAACAATATGGCGTGGAACTGGACACCTTCCTGGGTTGGAACAACTTGACCAAGAATTCGATGATCCGCGTGGGCGACAAGCTTGTATTGCGCGGCGGCGCGGCGGCCAAGGCAGCTCCAGAAAAAGCCCGCGAAGAGCAGCTCGAGAAGATCGAGTACAGTGTACAACCGGGTGATTCAGCGTCCGTTATTGCGTCCAAGCACGGGGTAGGGCTAAGCGACCTGCTGAAATGGAACAGTCTCACCTCGAAGTCAACGCTTCGCGTCGGGACCAAACTGGTCATTCACAAGTCCGCTGCGGCTGCAGCTTCAGGAGATTCCGAAAAGGAAGAGGTGGTTGTCCACAAGGTCGCCAAAGGGCAGAATCCCACTACGATTGCCCGGCAATATGGTGTATCCGTGGACGACTTGCTGAAATGGAACGGCTGGGACCGGAGACGCGTTTTACGCGTGGGAGACAGCGTTACCATTCACCGCAACTAG
- the hemC gene encoding hydroxymethylbilane synthase — protein sequence MPKSILIGSRGSGLAMCQSRQIAEALRGLVPDAEVAITVLRTTGDKIADVPLSRVGGKGLFTKELEEALLAGTIDLAVHSMKDLPTELPEGLCVGAVPTRENPYDVLVSREGLALDQLPAGARIGTSSLRRAAQLRAYRTDLEVVPFRGNVDTRLRKVREGDVDAAVLAGAGLHRLGLMDAVTQVLPDAIMLPAPAQGALAIEVCEDNAALRATLARLEDPESRMAVTAERVFLAAMEGGCQVPLGALAKREGDRLVLDACVCSLDGAHILRCTVDGPQDSPRETGIRAAETLRRQGADTLLDALR from the coding sequence ATGCCCAAGTCCATCCTCATCGGCTCGCGGGGCAGCGGGCTGGCGATGTGCCAGTCCCGGCAGATCGCCGAGGCGCTCCGGGGCCTTGTGCCGGATGCCGAGGTCGCGATCACGGTGCTCCGCACCACAGGGGACAAGATTGCGGATGTGCCGCTGTCCCGGGTCGGGGGGAAGGGGCTTTTCACGAAGGAGCTCGAGGAAGCCCTGCTTGCCGGGACGATCGATTTGGCGGTCCACAGCATGAAGGATCTTCCCACGGAATTGCCGGAAGGACTGTGTGTCGGGGCGGTGCCCACGCGCGAGAACCCCTATGATGTGCTCGTGAGCCGCGAAGGACTGGCGTTGGATCAGTTGCCCGCGGGGGCACGGATAGGGACCTCGAGCCTGCGCCGGGCCGCGCAACTGCGGGCGTATCGCACAGATCTCGAGGTTGTCCCGTTTCGGGGTAACGTGGATACCCGGCTGCGGAAAGTCCGGGAGGGCGATGTGGACGCGGCGGTTCTGGCGGGCGCCGGCTTGCATCGCTTGGGTCTCATGGACGCGGTCACCCAGGTGCTTCCGGATGCGATCATGCTGCCCGCTCCGGCTCAGGGGGCGTTGGCGATTGAAGTGTGCGAGGACAACGCGGCATTGCGTGCGACGCTGGCGCGGTTGGAGGATCCCGAGAGCAGGATGGCCGTAACCGCGGAGCGGGTGTTTCTTGCCGCAATGGAAGGGGGCTGCCAGGTGCCTTTGGGCGCTCTGGCGAAACGGGAAGGGGACCGGCTCGTGCTTGACGCCTGCGTGTGCAGCCTGGATGGCGCACACATATTGCGATGCACTGTGGACGGCCCTCAAGACAGCCCCCGCGAGACCGGAATCAGGGCGGCGGAAACCCTTCGCCGGCAGGGCGCGGATACGCTGCTGGATGCGCTGCGATGA